In a genomic window of Homo sapiens chromosome 22, GRCh38.p14 Primary Assembly:
- the TOP3B gene encoding DNA topoisomerase 3-beta-1 isoform 3 (isoform 3 is encoded by transcript variant 8): MNKAHGGEKTVFRARFSSITDTDICNAMACLGEPDHNEALSVDARQELDLRIGCAFTRFQTKYFQGKYGDLDSSLISFGPCQTPTLGFCVERHDKIQSFKPETYWVLQAKVNTDKDRSLLLDWDRVRVFDREIAQMFLNMTKLEKEAQVEATSRKEKAKQRPLALNTVEMLRVASSSLGMGPQHAMQTAERLYTQGYISYPRTETTHYPENFDLKGSLRQQANHPYWADTVKRLLAEGINRPRKGHDAGDHPPITPMKSATEAELGGDAWRLYEYITRHFIATVSHDCKYLQSTISFRIGPELFTCSGKTVLSPGFTEVMPWQSVPLEESLPTCQRGDAFPVGEVKMLEKQTNPPDYLTEAELITLMEKHGIGTDASIPVHINNICQRNYVTVESGRRLKPTNLGIVLVHGYYKIDAELVLPTIRSAVEKQLNLIAQGKADYRQVLGHTLDVFKRKFHYFVDSIAGMDELMEVSFSPLAATGKPLSRCGKCHRFMKYIQAKPSRLHCSHCDETYTLPQNGTIKLYKELRCPLDDFELVLWSSGSRGKSYPLCPYCYNHPPFRDMKKGECSHSLLSTGSCSLFSVPTPALHQAGL; this comes from the exons ATGAACAAGGCCCATGGTGGCGAGAAGACCGTGTTCCGGGCCAGGTTTAGCTCCATCACGGACACAGACATCTGTAATGCCATGGCCTGCCTAGGCGAGCCTGACCACAACGAGGCGCTCTCAGTGGATGCTCGCCAGGAGCTGGACCTGCGAATCGGCTGTGCATTCACCAG GTTTCAGACTAAATATTTCCAGGGGAAATACGGTGATTTAGACAGCTCTCTCATCTCCTTTGGGCCGTGTCAGACTCCAACCCTGGGATTCTGTGTGGAGAGACATGATAAAATCCAGTCCTTCAAACCAGAGACCTACTGGGTGCTGCAGGCCAAG GTTAACACTGACAAAGACAGATCTCTCCTTTTGGACTGGGACCGAGTAAGAGTGTTTGACCGGGAGATCGCACAGATGTTTTTAAACATGACAAAGCTGGAGAAGGAAGCCCAG GTGGAGGCCACAAGCAGGAAAGAAAAGGCCAAGCAGAGGCCCCTGGCCCTGAACACTGTGGAGATGCTGCGTGTGGCCAGCTCTTCTCTGG GCATGGGGCCGCAGCACGCCATGCAGACGGCTGAGCGGCTCTACACGCAAGGCTACATCAGCTACCCACGGACAGAGACCACCCACTACCCTGAGAACTTTGACCTGAAGGGCTCTCTGCGGCAGCAGGCCAACCACCCCTACTGGGCCGACACG GTGAAGCGGTTGTTAGCAGAAGGTATCAACCGCCCGCGGAAAGGCCATGACGCCGGCGACCATCCCCCCATCACCCCCATGAAGTCTGCCACAGAGGCCGAATTAG GGGGTGACGCGTGGCGGCTCTATGAGTACATCACCAGACACTTCATCGCCACGGTCAGCCATGACTGCAAGTACCTGCAGAGCACCATCTCCTTCAGAATTGGGCCCGAGCTCTTCACCTGCTCCGGGAAGACCGTCCTCTCACCAG GCTTCACGGAGGTCATGCCCTGGCAGAGCGTGCCCCTGGAGGAGAGCCTGCCCACTTGCCAGCGGGGTGATGCCTTCCCTGTGGGCGAGGTGAAGATGCTGGAGAAGCAGACGAACCCACCCGACTACCTGACGGAGGCCGAGCTCATCACGCTCATGGAGAAGCATGGCATCG GCACGGATGCCAGCATCCCTGTGCATATCAACAACATCTGCCAGCGCAACTATGTCACGGTGGAGAGCGGGCGCCGGCTCAAGCCCACCAACCTCGGCATCGTCCTGGTGCACGGCTACTATAAGATTG ATGCAGAGCTGGTGCTCCCCACCATCCGCAGTGCAGTGGAGAAGCAGCTGAACCTGATCGCCCAGGGCAAGGCCGACTACCGCCAGGTCCTGGGCCACACCCTGGACGTGTTCAAGAGGAAGTTCCACTACTTTGTCGACTCCATTGCTG GCATGGATGAGTTGATGGAGGTGTCTTTCTCGCCCCTGGCGGCCACAGGCAAGCCCCTCTCACGCTGTGGGAAGTGCCACCGCTTCATGAAGTACATCCAG GCCAAGCCAAGCCGCCTGCACTGCTCCCACTGCGATGAGACCTACACGCTCCCCCAGAACGGCACCATCAAGCTCTACAAGGAGCTCCGCTGCCCTCTGGATGACTTCGAGCTGGTCCTGTGGTCATCAGGCTCTCGGGGCAAGAGCTACCCGCTGTGCCCCTACTGCTACAACCACCCACCCTTCCGAGACATGAAGAAAGGTGAGTGCAGCCACTCCCTCCTGTCCACAGGTAGCTGCAGTCTCTTTTCAGTGCCAACCCCTGCCTTGCACCAGGCTGGACTCTGA
- the TOP3B gene encoding DNA topoisomerase 3-beta-1 isoform 1 (isoform 1 is encoded by transcript variant 5): protein MKTVLMVAEKPSLAQSIAKILSRGSLSSHKGLNGACSVHEYTGTFAGQPVRFKMTSVCGHVMTLDFLGKYNKWDKVDPAELFSQAPTEKKEANPKLNMVKFLQVEGRGCDYIVLWLDCDKEGENICFEVLDAVLPVMNKAHGGEKTVFRARFSSITDTDICNAMACLGEPDHNEALSVDARQELDLRIGCAFTRFQTKYFQGKYGDLDSSLISFGPCQTPTLGFCVERHDKIQSFKPETYWVLQAKVNTDKDRSLLLDWDRVRVFDREIAQMFLNMTKLEKEAQVEATSRKEKAKQRPLALNTVEMLRVASSSLGMGPQHAMQTAERLYTQGYISYPRTETTHYPENFDLKGSLRQQANHPYWADTVKRLLAEGINRPRKGHDAGDHPPITPMKSATEAELGGDAWRLYEYITRHFIATVSHDCKYLQSTISFRIGPELFTCSGKTVLSPGFTEVMPWQSVPLEESLPTCQRGDAFPVGEVKMLEKQTNPPDYLTEAELITLMEKHGIGTDASIPVHINNICQRNYVTVESGRRLKPTNLGIVLVHGYYKIDAELVLPTIRSAVEKQLNLIAQGKADYRQVLGHTLDVFKRKFHYFVDSIAGMDELMEVSFSPLAATGKPLSRCGKCHRFMKYIQAKPSRLHCSHCDETYTLPQNGTIKLYKELRCPLDDFELVLWSSGSRGKSYPLCPYCYNHPPFRDMKKGMGCNECTHPSCQHSLSMLGIGQCVECESGVLVLDPTSGPKWKVACNKCNVVAHCFENAHRVRVSADTCSVCEAALLDVDFNKAKSPLPGDETQHMGCVFCDPVFQELVELKHAASCHPMHRGGPGRRQGRGRGRARRPPGKPNPRRPKDKMSALAAYFV, encoded by the exons ATGAAGACTGTGCTCATGGTTGCTGAAAAGCCGTCCTTGGCACAGTCAATTGCCAAAATCCTCTCTAGAG GGAGCCTGTCCTCACACAAAGGGCTGAACGGGGCCTGCTCAGTCCACGAGTACACTGGGACCTTTGCTGGCCAGCCAGTGCGCTTCAAGATGACGTCTGTCTGTGGTCACGTGATGACCCTGGATTTCCTGG GAAAATACAACAAATGGGACAAAGTGGACCCCGCAGAACTGTTCAGCCAAGCTCCCACGGAGAAGAAAGAAGCTAACCCCAAGCTGAACATGGTGAAGTTCCTGCAG GTGGAGGGCAGAGGCTGCGACTACATCGTGCTGTGGCTGGACTGCGACAAGGAGGGGGAGAACATCTGCTTTGAG gttCTTGATGCTGTTCTGCCCGTCATGAACAAGGCCCATGGTGGCGAGAAGACCGTGTTCCGGGCCAGGTTTAGCTCCATCACGGACACAGACATCTGTAATGCCATGGCCTGCCTAGGCGAGCCTGACCACAACGAGGCGCTCTCAGTGGATGCTCGCCAGGAGCTGGACCTGCGAATCGGCTGTGCATTCACCAG GTTTCAGACTAAATATTTCCAGGGGAAATACGGTGATTTAGACAGCTCTCTCATCTCCTTTGGGCCGTGTCAGACTCCAACCCTGGGATTCTGTGTGGAGAGACATGATAAAATCCAGTCCTTCAAACCAGAGACCTACTGGGTGCTGCAGGCCAAG GTTAACACTGACAAAGACAGATCTCTCCTTTTGGACTGGGACCGAGTAAGAGTGTTTGACCGGGAGATCGCACAGATGTTTTTAAACATGACAAAGCTGGAGAAGGAAGCCCAG GTGGAGGCCACAAGCAGGAAAGAAAAGGCCAAGCAGAGGCCCCTGGCCCTGAACACTGTGGAGATGCTGCGTGTGGCCAGCTCTTCTCTGG GCATGGGGCCGCAGCACGCCATGCAGACGGCTGAGCGGCTCTACACGCAAGGCTACATCAGCTACCCACGGACAGAGACCACCCACTACCCTGAGAACTTTGACCTGAAGGGCTCTCTGCGGCAGCAGGCCAACCACCCCTACTGGGCCGACACG GTGAAGCGGTTGTTAGCAGAAGGTATCAACCGCCCGCGGAAAGGCCATGACGCCGGCGACCATCCCCCCATCACCCCCATGAAGTCTGCCACAGAGGCCGAATTAG GGGGTGACGCGTGGCGGCTCTATGAGTACATCACCAGACACTTCATCGCCACGGTCAGCCATGACTGCAAGTACCTGCAGAGCACCATCTCCTTCAGAATTGGGCCCGAGCTCTTCACCTGCTCCGGGAAGACCGTCCTCTCACCAG GCTTCACGGAGGTCATGCCCTGGCAGAGCGTGCCCCTGGAGGAGAGCCTGCCCACTTGCCAGCGGGGTGATGCCTTCCCTGTGGGCGAGGTGAAGATGCTGGAGAAGCAGACGAACCCACCCGACTACCTGACGGAGGCCGAGCTCATCACGCTCATGGAGAAGCATGGCATCG GCACGGATGCCAGCATCCCTGTGCATATCAACAACATCTGCCAGCGCAACTATGTCACGGTGGAGAGCGGGCGCCGGCTCAAGCCCACCAACCTCGGCATCGTCCTGGTGCACGGCTACTATAAGATTG ATGCAGAGCTGGTGCTCCCCACCATCCGCAGTGCAGTGGAGAAGCAGCTGAACCTGATCGCCCAGGGCAAGGCCGACTACCGCCAGGTCCTGGGCCACACCCTGGACGTGTTCAAGAGGAAGTTCCACTACTTTGTCGACTCCATTGCTG GCATGGATGAGTTGATGGAGGTGTCTTTCTCGCCCCTGGCGGCCACAGGCAAGCCCCTCTCACGCTGTGGGAAGTGCCACCGCTTCATGAAGTACATCCAG GCCAAGCCAAGCCGCCTGCACTGCTCCCACTGCGATGAGACCTACACGCTCCCCCAGAACGGCACCATCAAGCTCTACAAGGAGCTCCGCTGCCCTCTGGATGACTTCGAGCTGGTCCTGTGGTCATCAGGCTCTCGGGGCAAGAGCTACCCGCTGTGCCCCTACTGCTACAACCACCCACCCTTCCGAGACATGAAGAAAG GCATGGGCTGCAACGAGTGTACGCACCCCTCCTGCCAGCACTCGCTGAGCATGCTGGGCATCGGCCAGTGCGTGGAATGTGAGAGCGGGGTGCTGGTGCTGGACCCCACCTCGGGCCCCAAGTGGAAGGTGGCCTGCAACAAGTGCAACGTGGTAGCGCACTGCTTCGAGAACGCCCACCGCGTGCGGGTGTCCGCCGACACCTGCAGTGTCTGTGAGGCCGCCTTGCTTGATGTGGACTTCAACAAGGCCAAGTCCCCACTCCCGGGCGATGAGACGCAGCACATGGGCTGCGTCTTTTGTGACCCCGTCTTCCAGGAGCTGGTGGAGCTGAAGCATGCGGCCTCCTGCCACCCCATGCACCGCGGTGGACCAGGGAGAAGGCAGGGTCGAGGGCGGGGCCGGGCCAGGAGGCCCCCTGGGAAGCCCAACCCCAGACGGCCCAAGGACAAGATGTCAGCCCTGGCCGCCTACTTTGTATGA
- the TOP3B gene encoding DNA topoisomerase 3-beta-1 isoform 2 (isoform 2 is encoded by transcript variant 6), whose translation MNKAHGGEKTVFRARFSSITDTDICNAMACLGEPDHNEALSVDARQELDLRIGCAFTRFQTKYFQGKYGDLDSSLISFGPCQTPTLGFCVERHDKIQSFKPETYWVLQAKVNTDKDRSLLLDWDRVRVFDREIAQMFLNMTKLEKEAQVEATSRKEKAKQRPLALNTVEMLRVASSSLGMGPQHAMQTAERLYTQGYISYPRTETTHYPENFDLKGSLRQQANHPYWADTVKRLLAEGINRPRKGHDAGDHPPITPMKSATEAELGGDAWRLYEYITRHFIATVSHDCKYLQSTISFRIGPELFTCSGKTVLSPGFTEVMPWQSVPLEESLPTCQRGDAFPVGEVKMLEKQTNPPDYLTEAELITLMEKHGIGTDASIPVHINNICQRNYVTVESGRRLKPTNLGIVLVHGYYKIDAELVLPTIRSAVEKQLNLIAQGKADYRQVLGHTLDVFKRKFHYFVDSIAGMDELMEVSFSPLAATGKPLSRCGKCHRFMKYIQAKPSRLHCSHCDETYTLPQNGTIKLYKELRCPLDDFELVLWSSGSRGKSYPLCPYCYNHPPFRDMKKGMGCNECTHPSCQHSLSMLGIGQCVECESGVLVLDPTSGPKWKVACNKCNVVAHCFENAHRVRVSADTCSVCEAALLDVDFNKAKSPLPGDETQHMGCVFCDPVFQELVELKHAASCHPMHRGGPGRRQGRGRGRARRPPGKPNPRRPKDKMSALAAYFV comes from the exons ATGAACAAGGCCCATGGTGGCGAGAAGACCGTGTTCCGGGCCAGGTTTAGCTCCATCACGGACACAGACATCTGTAATGCCATGGCCTGCCTAGGCGAGCCTGACCACAACGAGGCGCTCTCAGTGGATGCTCGCCAGGAGCTGGACCTGCGAATCGGCTGTGCATTCACCAG GTTTCAGACTAAATATTTCCAGGGGAAATACGGTGATTTAGACAGCTCTCTCATCTCCTTTGGGCCGTGTCAGACTCCAACCCTGGGATTCTGTGTGGAGAGACATGATAAAATCCAGTCCTTCAAACCAGAGACCTACTGGGTGCTGCAGGCCAAG GTTAACACTGACAAAGACAGATCTCTCCTTTTGGACTGGGACCGAGTAAGAGTGTTTGACCGGGAGATCGCACAGATGTTTTTAAACATGACAAAGCTGGAGAAGGAAGCCCAG GTGGAGGCCACAAGCAGGAAAGAAAAGGCCAAGCAGAGGCCCCTGGCCCTGAACACTGTGGAGATGCTGCGTGTGGCCAGCTCTTCTCTGG GCATGGGGCCGCAGCACGCCATGCAGACGGCTGAGCGGCTCTACACGCAAGGCTACATCAGCTACCCACGGACAGAGACCACCCACTACCCTGAGAACTTTGACCTGAAGGGCTCTCTGCGGCAGCAGGCCAACCACCCCTACTGGGCCGACACG GTGAAGCGGTTGTTAGCAGAAGGTATCAACCGCCCGCGGAAAGGCCATGACGCCGGCGACCATCCCCCCATCACCCCCATGAAGTCTGCCACAGAGGCCGAATTAG GGGGTGACGCGTGGCGGCTCTATGAGTACATCACCAGACACTTCATCGCCACGGTCAGCCATGACTGCAAGTACCTGCAGAGCACCATCTCCTTCAGAATTGGGCCCGAGCTCTTCACCTGCTCCGGGAAGACCGTCCTCTCACCAG GCTTCACGGAGGTCATGCCCTGGCAGAGCGTGCCCCTGGAGGAGAGCCTGCCCACTTGCCAGCGGGGTGATGCCTTCCCTGTGGGCGAGGTGAAGATGCTGGAGAAGCAGACGAACCCACCCGACTACCTGACGGAGGCCGAGCTCATCACGCTCATGGAGAAGCATGGCATCG GCACGGATGCCAGCATCCCTGTGCATATCAACAACATCTGCCAGCGCAACTATGTCACGGTGGAGAGCGGGCGCCGGCTCAAGCCCACCAACCTCGGCATCGTCCTGGTGCACGGCTACTATAAGATTG ATGCAGAGCTGGTGCTCCCCACCATCCGCAGTGCAGTGGAGAAGCAGCTGAACCTGATCGCCCAGGGCAAGGCCGACTACCGCCAGGTCCTGGGCCACACCCTGGACGTGTTCAAGAGGAAGTTCCACTACTTTGTCGACTCCATTGCTG GCATGGATGAGTTGATGGAGGTGTCTTTCTCGCCCCTGGCGGCCACAGGCAAGCCCCTCTCACGCTGTGGGAAGTGCCACCGCTTCATGAAGTACATCCAG GCCAAGCCAAGCCGCCTGCACTGCTCCCACTGCGATGAGACCTACACGCTCCCCCAGAACGGCACCATCAAGCTCTACAAGGAGCTCCGCTGCCCTCTGGATGACTTCGAGCTGGTCCTGTGGTCATCAGGCTCTCGGGGCAAGAGCTACCCGCTGTGCCCCTACTGCTACAACCACCCACCCTTCCGAGACATGAAGAAAG GCATGGGCTGCAACGAGTGTACGCACCCCTCCTGCCAGCACTCGCTGAGCATGCTGGGCATCGGCCAGTGCGTGGAATGTGAGAGCGGGGTGCTGGTGCTGGACCCCACCTCGGGCCCCAAGTGGAAGGTGGCCTGCAACAAGTGCAACGTGGTAGCGCACTGCTTCGAGAACGCCCACCGCGTGCGGGTGTCCGCCGACACCTGCAGTGTCTGTGAGGCCGCCTTGCTTGATGTGGACTTCAACAAGGCCAAGTCCCCACTCCCGGGCGATGAGACGCAGCACATGGGCTGCGTCTTTTGTGACCCCGTCTTCCAGGAGCTGGTGGAGCTGAAGCATGCGGCCTCCTGCCACCCCATGCACCGCGGTGGACCAGGGAGAAGGCAGGGTCGAGGGCGGGGCCGGGCCAGGAGGCCCCCTGGGAAGCCCAACCCCAGACGGCCCAAGGACAAGATGTCAGCCCTGGCCGCCTACTTTGTATGA